One Rhinopithecus roxellana isolate Shanxi Qingling chromosome 7, ASM756505v1, whole genome shotgun sequence DNA segment encodes these proteins:
- the RAI2 gene encoding retinoic acid-induced protein 2, which yields MDNLQSQNLSMDMTDSPPALANNRLENGMAQLITTEAWNINSTDLVKKALVTVPAPSILNPPAESQSGMALKVAATVLQPLCLGESPVVMPIHMQVEGSSAPELNPNGNATYVMTTQGPVQLPVVLEQHVFQHLNSPLVLPQEAPCSSNTIHNNLFQGAEDPEAQPQLLDLRIPSQPQEPTLPFEAVLQNLFPSQGTLGPPPCQPPPGYAPVPPQPFSSPLSPLVPPATLLVPYPVIVPLPVPVPIPIPIPVPQSSESKFSSSFPKPPSSFGLHPFKGTQTPLEKDELKPFDILQPKEYFQLSRHTVIKMGSENEALDLSMKSVPWLKAGEVSPPIFQEDAALDLSVAAHRKSEPPPETLYDSGASVDSSGHTVMEKLPSGMEISFAPTTSHEAPAMMDSHISSSDAATEMLSQPNHASSEVKTENNIEMVGESQAAKVIVSVEDAVPTIFCGKIKGLSGVSTKNFSFKREDSVLQGYDINSQGEESMGNAEPLRKPIKNRSIKLKKVNSQEIHMLPIKKQRLATFFPRK from the coding sequence ATGGACAACCTGCAGTCCCAGAACCTCTCCATGGACATGACTGACTCCCCTCCCGCCTTGGCTAATAACAGACTGGAGAATGGCATGGCTCAGCTGATCACCACTGAGGCCTGGAACATCAACTCCACTGACCTGGTAAAGAAGGCCCTGGTGACCGTGCCAGCCCCATCCATTCTGAACCCCCCTGCCGAGTCTCAGAGTGGTATGGCTCTGAAGGTGGCAGCCACTGTGTTGCAGCCCCTGTGCCTCGGGGAGAGCCCAGTGGTGATGCCCATTCACATGCAGGTGGAGGGAAGCTCCGCACCAGAGCTCAACCCCAATGGCAATGCCACCTACGTCATGACCACCCAGGGCCCTGTGCAACTGCCCGTGGTGCTGGAGCAGCACGTCTTTCAGCACCTCAACTCCCCTCTGGTCCTGCCGCAGGAGGCCCCATGCTCCTCCAATACCATCCACAACAACCTCTTCCAGGGAGCGGAGGACCCTGaggcccagccccagctcctggACCTGAGGATCCCCAGCCAACCGCAGGAGCCCACTTTGCCATTTGAAGCTGTGCTCCAGAATTTGTTTCCCTCTCAGGGCACTCTCGGGCCCCCACCTTGTCAGCCTCCTCCTGGCTATGCCCCTGTGCCCCCCCAGCCTTTTAGCTCCCCTTTGTCCCCCCTGGTCCCACCAGCCACCCTCTTGGTGCCATATCCTGTGATCGTCCCCTTGCCTGTGCCAGTCCCTATTCCCATCCCCATCCCAGTGCCTCAGAGTTCTGAATCCAAGTTCAGCTCCAGTTTCCCCAAGCCACCATCTTCCTTCGGCCTGCACCCCTTTAAAGGCACCCAGACCCCTCTGGAAAAAGATGAACTGAAGCCCTTTGACATCCTCCAGCCTAAGGAGTACTTCCAGCTCAGCCGCCACACGGTCATTAAGATGGGAAGTGAGAACGAGGCCCTGGATCTCTCCATGAAGTCAGTGCCCTGGCTCAAGGCTGGCGAAGTCAGTCCCCCAATCTTCCAGGAGGATGCAGCCCTAGACCTGTCAGTGGCAGCCCACCGGAAATCCGAGCCTCCCCCTGAGACACTGTATGACAGTGGTGCATCAGTGGACAGCTCAGGTCACACAGTGATGGAGAAACTTCCCAGTGGCATGGAAATTTCTTTTGCCCCTACCACATCCCATGAGGCCCCAGCCATGATGGATAGTCACATCAGCAGCAGTGATGCCGCCACCGAGATGCTCAGCCAGCCCAACCATGCCAGCAGCGAGGTCAAGACTGAAAATAACATTGAGATGGTGGGCGAGTCCCAGGCAGCCAAGGTCATTGTCTCAGTCGAAGATGCTGTGCCTACCATATTCTGTGGCAAGATCAAAGGCCTCTCGGGGGTGTCCACCAAAAACTTCTCCTTCAAAAGAGAAGACTCCGTGCTTCAGGGATATGACATCAACAGCCAAGGGGAAGAGTCCATGGGAAATGCAGAGCCCCTTAGGAAACCCATCAAAAACCGGAGCATAAAGTTAAAGAAAGTGAACTCCCAGGAAATACACATGCTCCCAATCAAAAAACAACGTCTGGCCACCTTTTTTCCAAGAAAGTAA